In the genome of Corticium candelabrum chromosome 18, ooCorCand1.1, whole genome shotgun sequence, the window CTTGCGTTTCACCTTACTGCCAACTGTTACCCACAAGTCGGacactacacacaaacatcaagagCTCTCACGCCCGTCGTCTATACTCAAATCTGTCCGTCACTGCTGAGCGAGCGGTTGCGTCGCTTCGCTTTTTGATGTCGATTTCGACGCGCCCGCCGCACCGTTTCGATTGTTCGAGTGCGTCTTGATGTGCTTGCTGAGATGGTCACTACGCATGAAGCGCTTCTTGCACTCGGGACACTGAAACCGCTTCTCGCCCGTGTGCGTGCGACGGTGCCGCTGCAACTCGTCGGACCTCGTAAATCGCTTGTTGCAGAGAATCCAGTTGCACACGAATGGTCGCTCGCCCGTGTGCCAGCGAAGATGCGCCCGCAAGTGCGACGTCTTGCCGTACACCTTGCCACATCCGTGATAATGACAAATGtgctgcttcttcttcgtccCGTTCTCCGTCACAATCGTCTTACCCTCGCCGTCACGACAGTAGGGACACGAACACGCCACTCTACGCACTCGACGAGGCGGCGGCTGACCTTGCATGTTCTTTCCATCGCCGTTGACGACTTGGTTGGCCGCCACTGAGGCGATGGCCGCCATGCCGTTGAGTTTCGCCCACTGCTGCGCGGCCTGGAGGAGCACTCCCGGGTCGTTCTGCAGTTGAGCGTGATCCAGAACGGTTTGCGACGTCGACTGCGCGACGACGGGCGAGATCGGCGACATGGGTGAGATGGGAGGGAGCGGAGCTCCGGCCGGGAAGTAGGACGGTTGCAGGCCTGCACCCGACCATGACGTCGGAGAGACGTTGGTGCGGAGCCAGAGCGCCGCCAGTGCTGCAGCGTTTGCGCCGCCCGTTGCAGCAGCGGCCGCTTGAGCAATAGAACTGATGCCAGCGAGCGACGAGGACGGCGCCCATATTGTATTCTGCGCGTCTAAGTTCTTGCCCACTTGAAGCGCACTCACGCCGTTCTGAACCATCGATCCCGATGCGACAATCGTCGGCACGGCCGTGCCGGACATCCCCATCGCCGTCGGACACGAAGAGATGATCTGAACGCCATTGTTGGTGATGACGGGCGACGGTCTGACGACCACGCTGCTTGTCAGCTGAGTGTAAGGAACGCCATTCGTGTGGCCATCGCTCGTCGCAACCGACGGTAACCCGATGAGCGCTTGAGGAATGATCCCGCTGCTCAACTGCTGCGGAAGAGGCTGATGGATGAGAGCAACAGAGCTGGGAGGAGCCAGCTGTATGTGAGGCTGACCGTCGTTTGGAACGCAGGCTTCCTGAGTGGGAATGGCCTGCGGTTGCGACTGCGTCTGCacatgctgctgctgctgccatgATCCCGTGTTGTTCTGTGGCGTGCTGCTCGACGCGACCGACCCCGTCGTCGAGTTCTTCTCCCCGGGCACGAAACGTCCGCACGTCTGCGCGAGCAACGCTAACGGGGACGGCTCCGACGTCTGATCCTGTAAGTCAAAAAAAGAAATCGTAGGGGCGGGATTGGGTGGGGAAACGACGGAGAAGGCCGGCACAGACAAGGATGAAGGCAGGGCGAACGACCCCACGTTCCTTTTGTTCcgttcacacacacaacacgatATTTacacatccaacaatagaaAGACACGTTTAGGTGCAAGAAGCGACGCGAGATAGAGAAAAAATTTTGTCAAGTACACTAAACCTTCGCTTGTGGAAGCGCCAGACTCGACATTGCAACACGATTCGCACAGGAACGGACAACACGGAAGCCAGCTATGCACTCAATGAAGTGTGCAGTTATTCCTAGCCGCAAAGACCAATCCCAGGATTCTTCCGCTACGCTCACGGAAACAGCCAGTAGCGATCGTCGCTTGCAGATCGAATTACGAGCGACCGCCCTCGCTACACGTCAGTCTTCATCAGTGACACTCCCAACGTTTCAATAAACGACCAGAAGCATGCACTGCTAATTGGTGACTCCGGACGGCCTCCTTTCAGTTACTAACGCAATTAGCGAGCTATTAGCAAACGAATGAGTCGATGATAAGACGAGCGAATGCCATGAGAAAGAGGGAGACGACCAACCTTCGCCTATTCGCATGATGTCGGTCGGTAGCGAAACAGAGTTAGCCGCGATTCTGCGCGTGTCGCGCCGGATAAGGAGGTACTTATAGGTACGACGCCCCGCCTGTTCGATACGAGACGGAGTGGCTATCGCTGAACACTGACCAACTGGGTGTGGTTACAAGACGTGCAACCAGCAAATCCACCGGGCGTCGCCGCTTTTTGCACTGACTGAAACGCCTACTCGTGCAACGAAGGGTAGACACTCAACGACGAGAGCGCGATTGACCTGCAAATACGACATGCACGCAAACTCGCGTCTCGTGACGTCGACGACGCGCCGATTCGTTGTGCGGCCGTTATCGCCACGAATTCGAGCCACGCGAGCCGAACACGGAAAGGGTCGGACCGCGATATCGAAAAAAAAAGATGGTCGACACATCGCATGACGTACATGTACACCTACCTGCTGTTCGTGCTCCATTCGGTTCCCTTGTGGCTTCCGACGTCTGTTCCAACCAGACTTCGACTCGCTAAGGCTACGATTTGGAGGAGGTTGGGCTCGAGGCAGGGCCTGTGGTTCCGCCTGGGAGGCGCAGAGAAGTATTGTATTAGCCAATCTCGAACATTGTATGCCACTTTGCTACATAGAGTGATAAGCAACATACTTGCAGGAAGTCGATCGTAGTTGAGGAGCGTCGACGGAGGGCGTCTTCAAGCTGTGCGCTAGTCCTGAGGATTGTCGGGTGGTCTGTGTGCGTCGCGTGCAACTTGCGTGACCTCACTGCGAGCGGTGTGGCGCTGGCAGGAAGGGCGGTGCGTGGACTCACCAGATACGGGGAATAGGGTGCCGCGCGCACTAGTGGGATGTGGCGAGGAAGTGAGAGCGGAACTCACGCGGATGGCGTCACACTGATGGATGTTTGATAGCTCAGCATTTTACCATGTGATCTGGTCGTGATGTAACGAAACTGCATAATGTAATCGACAAAATTTAATGATATCATCAGAAATTGAAATTAAAATACACATTATGCAATTGAAATTGCAGCCACATTACATGACCCATTTTCTCTATGATTCTTACACCAttgatttgatttcaattttgcaTCAAATTGATGATGAATTGCAAATACTGGTTAGTGTGTTTGCTGTAGCAACACATACTCATCAGTTTCTGCTAAttagtctatctgtctttgaTCATCAACATTAAACTAAATTCGCTTCTAAATTCAATTCCACTACAGTGACTACAACAAGCACACCCAACTCGAGGTTCAACTAATTCTAATACGCAGCTCTaattcacacacaaaacattctGACTGCTATTATTCATCTTGGTCAACTAAATATTTGCTTTCAGACTCTGCACCCTCTTGTTGGGGCTGAGTAGATTCACCAATTTCTTCTACTGCATCTTGTGAACCAGTAGTGAGAGGTTCTGCAGACTCAGATCGCTTTTGTTGCCGTTTTCCTTTACTAAGTCGTTCATCCCAACTAAAAAGGATTGTAAGTCCTCACTGTGCCTGTACCACTTATGGTTCATATTAACACTGCTCACCTCAGTACTGCTTCTGGAATTGTAATTTGCTGTAAATCTACATACTGACTAAGGTCTTCCAAGGTCAAAGCATAATGGACTTTGTGGTAGAATCTGGCACTAAATACGACACAATCACATATACAAAACACCAAATCAATATCAAATAGAACAGACTGGCTATCCAAGCTAATATATGTACAAGGGcgcatgcaaacagacacagacagacagacagacagacagacaaacagacagaacagacacacacacacacacacatacacagaaataaatgcaaaacagatacacaaacagagagcaaaacacaaacagacaaacagacaaacagacatgtaaaAATGGAGTATACAGGAAGGCACAAAAGTACAATGAAGTAACAACACAGCACATACCTTATCAAAGGTCTCAGCAACTTTATTAAAGTTCTAGTCCAAAAGCCAGCATGAACGACAACCAGTTGTTTTATGTTCTTCCTGATcctacaataaataaacatgcaGCAACAGTAGCACAAGCACAACTCCTGACATGATCAATCGATGACTCCATACAAAATTCAACGCTAGACTGATAGCTTCAACCAGACTGAGTTAATTTGACAACTAGACTTGATAATAACATGATCTCAAGCCTCATGTATCTCACTTCCCCTCACCTTTTGTTATATTCATTTTTGTAGAATGGATCACtcgttaattaatcaaaagtGACTCCCACTTTAGACCTTACTAGGATTATTACCAAGTATACTGAAACTAGATAACGACTAGCTTACAAACATACCGGCTATCAAGCATTGGATAGCATCGTCTCATCCAACGAAACTTTGGCACATTTCTTTCAGCTGTACCTCCATGAAGGTACACAACCATAAAGTGGTCAGCAGCCAGTGCCTCCAGAATACCAACACAGTAGCTACAAATAAAGTTTCagtattatttaattgtaggataattttacatacagtacacaaaTCAAACATCTAAACAGTTAGTTGAGTATACACCACTCACACTCGAATGTAATATCAAAACATTATCCGAAACTGTTTGACACAACAGTGCCCACATATTTGAAGAACTTTTGATATCTCACTACAACTATTTGCAAACACTTACAGAAACAAACTTCTTTCTTAAGACACTGATTCCAGTATGGTGTGTGTGGGCAGGCACCAAAtaagtgggtgggtgagtggatGGAAGAGTGGATGGGCGAGTGGATGAGGGTAGATAGGCGAGTGCATGAGCAAGTGGATAGGTTATTGTAGTGATGGGCTGATTTTGTGAGTGAGGTGTCGGTGGGTTATGTGATGGGTGGGCTATGTGATGGGTGGGTTTATAGGTGGGTTATGTGAGTGATGGTGAGTGATGGTGAgttgtgtgagtgtgggtAGTAAATGGCTTGTTTTGTGGGGTACCAATGTCTGAGGGGGTACCAATGTCTGAGGGAGTACCAATGTGTGAGTGGGGTACTAATGTGTGAGTCGGGTACTAATGTGTGAGTCGGGTACTAATGTGTGAGTCGGGTACTAACGTGTGAGTGGTTCACCAATGTGATGAATGTGTGGGGTACAGTGTACCAATATGTGATGTGTGTGACCAATGAGATGAATGTGTGGGGTACAGTGTAccaatgtgtgatgtgtgtgtacCAATGTATGATGGGTATGAATGTGGTAATCTGTGGTACACTTGCACAAGAATACAACCCACAATGCAACCCTAACCCCATGTAAACTCAAGCTTGTGCCAATAGCCCTAAGTTCTATTCATCAGCTTATATTTAAATAAACA includes:
- the LOC134194300 gene encoding transcription factor Sp4-like isoform X1; amino-acid sequence: MSSLALPQAKDQTSEPSPLALLAQTCGRFVPGEKNSTTGSVASSSTPQNNTGSWQQQQHVQTQSQPQAIPTQEACVPNDGQPHIQLAPPSSVALIHQPLPQQLSSGIIPQALIGLPSVATSDGHTNGVPYTQLTSSVVVRPSPVITNNGVQIISSCPTAMGMSGTAVPTIVASGSMVQNGVSALQVGKNLDAQNTIWAPSSSLAGISSIAQAAAAATGGANAAALAALWLRTNVSPTSWSGAGLQPSYFPAGAPLPPISPMSPISPVVAQSTSQTVLDHAQLQNDPGVLLQAAQQWAKLNGMAAIASVAANQVVNGDGKNMQGQPPPRRVRRVACSCPYCRDGEGKTIVTENGTKKKQHICHYHGCGKVYGKTSHLRAHLRWHTGERPFVCNWILCNKRFTRSDELQRHRRTHTGEKRFQCPECKKRFMRSDHLSKHIKTHSNNRNGAAGASKSTSKSEATQPLAQQ
- the LOC134194300 gene encoding transcription factor Sp4-like isoform X2, producing MEHEQQDQTSEPSPLALLAQTCGRFVPGEKNSTTGSVASSSTPQNNTGSWQQQQHVQTQSQPQAIPTQEACVPNDGQPHIQLAPPSSVALIHQPLPQQLSSGIIPQALIGLPSVATSDGHTNGVPYTQLTSSVVVRPSPVITNNGVQIISSCPTAMGMSGTAVPTIVASGSMVQNGVSALQVGKNLDAQNTIWAPSSSLAGISSIAQAAAAATGGANAAALAALWLRTNVSPTSWSGAGLQPSYFPAGAPLPPISPMSPISPVVAQSTSQTVLDHAQLQNDPGVLLQAAQQWAKLNGMAAIASVAANQVVNGDGKNMQGQPPPRRVRRVACSCPYCRDGEGKTIVTENGTKKKQHICHYHGCGKVYGKTSHLRAHLRWHTGERPFVCNWILCNKRFTRSDELQRHRRTHTGEKRFQCPECKKRFMRSDHLSKHIKTHSNNRNGAAGASKSTSKSEATQPLAQQ